The Notoacmeibacter ruber DNA segment AGGCATGGACGTGCTGCGCGAGGCGCGGGGCTGGGAGCGACCGAGCGATCATGTTCCCGTCATCGCCCGTTTCGATTTCGATTGAACGGAGGCACGCCTGAGCCTGATACCGGTTCAGCCGACAGGAACGACGGTGCCCTGCGCGACAGCCACCAGTGTTTCCGGTGCCTCTTCCACAAAGATATCGCACCGGCATACCGCCTGACGGCGTCCGGACGAAAGCGTTTCGGCACGCGCCACCAGCACCGCCCCCTTCGCGGGACGCAGATAATTGATCTTGAACTCAGAGGTCAGGGCATCGCCGTTCAGCGCGATGCCACCTGCAAATGTTATGGCGTTATCGGCCAAGTATGAGAGCACACCGCCATGAGCATAGCCATGTTGTTGCAAGAGCTGCGGCTTGAGCGGCAGCCGGATCTCGATCTTCTCCTGGCTGATGTTCGCCAGTTCGCTTCCCAGAAACTGCGTAAATGGCTGCTCCGCGAAGATGGCTCGCGCGAGGTTCAGAATATCACCGCCTTCGTGATCCACCATCACTTTCCCTTCACGCTCTGAAGACGGCGTCATTCCCGATCTTCAAAACGGCTGCCAAGCGCACCGATCCGCGCCGTCATCACTTGAAGACGCTGGCGAATAATCTCGTGCATGGCCGCCGCCATGGGCGGATACTCTTCCAGCACCCGGCGCAATGTGCTGCGGTTGAGACGCAAAACCGAAGCGGGGCCGTGCACGGCCTTTGCCGTGCCCGGCCGCGTGGTTGTAGCAATCAGCGATAGTTCTCCGAGGACGCTGTCGCAACCGAACCGCTCTGCCTGACGCATGGAGCGGGCCTCCACCGAGATCGTACCGGACTGCACGATGTAGGCACTGTCGGCATTCGCGCCTTCTCGGAAGAGTTCCTGGCCATCAGCGAGATCGATCCTCTCACTGGCAAATGCAAGGATCCGCAACTGCTCCTCATTCAACGGCGAAAGCAGGGGGATCTTTGCAAGCGCGCTGATATCGTCCTTGAGAGCCATGAATCTCCGTTCGGGCCAGAACTGTCTTTTCCGGCTCTACACGCTCGGGACGGATCAGGGAACCAGCTTGTAGCCGCCGCCCTCGGTCACGATGATCTCGCAATTGGACGGATCGCGCTCGATCTTCTGCCGCAGGCGATAAACATGCGTCTCGAGCGTATGGGTGGAAACACCGGAATTATAACCCCAGACCTCTTCCAGAAGCGTATCGCGCGTGACGACGCGCTGATCGGCGCGGATAAGGTAGCGAATAATGTTCGCCTCCTTTTCCGTCAGCTTGATCTTGGCGTCGTTGCTATCGAAAAGCGCTTTCTGCTTGGGCTTGAAAATATAGGGCCCGACCGTAAAGCTGGCATCTTCCGACTGGTCGAACTGGCGAAGTTGCGCCCGAATGCGCGCCAGAAGCACTGCGAAGCGGAACGGCTTGGTGATGTAGTCGTTTGCCCCCGCTTCGAGACCGAGAATAGTATCGGAATCGGTATCTTGCGCGGTCAGCATGATGATCGGTGTCCGCAGCCCCGCCTTGCGAAGCATCTTGACCGCTTCCCTTCCGTCGAGGTCAGGCAGGTTGACATCCATGATGATCAGATCGACGACATTGGTGCGGGCCGCATTGATGCCATCCGTCGCCGAACTGGCCTCTATGATCTCGAATTCGTCGTAGAGTCCGAGCTGTTCGACAAGTGTCTGTCGAAGCGTATCGTCATCATCGACTACGAGTATGGTTCGCGTGGTCATGGGTGCCTCGGAGTATTACGCGTGGAAAACTACTTTGAAAAAAGGAAGACACAAGCCCCCCGGACCAAACCGCCGCATGTTCCGACAAATCGGGCCCGGTCGGCAACCGCGCCGTTTGTCGTACGGGCGGTGCCGGGCGACCGCCATAGTGGCCGCCTGACCTTCGGACCGCTGAGTTTCCGCTGCGCCCTTGGCCGGTCCGGTATCGTTTCGCGCAAGCGTGAGGGCGATGGAGGAACTCCTCTCGGCTCGCACGCGATCCTCTGGGGCTACCGCCGCGCCGACAGGCGATGGCGCCAGAGCGGCCCGCTACCGCTTCGTCCGATCACCGTTGACGATGCCTGGTGCGATGCCCCGGGTCACCCCGCCTACAACCGACCCGTCCGCCTCCCCTTTTCGGCAAGTCATGAGCAGATGCAAAGGGCCGACCGTCTTTACGATTGCTGCATTGTGCTGGACTACAACTTCAACACCCGCATCCGCCAGGCGGGCAGCGCCATCTTCCTGCATCTGGCAAAGCCGGGCTATCCGCCGACGCAAGGATGCGTCGCACTTGCGCCCCGAGACATGGCGCGTCTTCTGCCCTATCTGCACACCGGCCGTCGCCTGATCGTGCGGCGCTAGATGGATTGAGCTTATGGCACGTGTTTTTTTGATTGTTATGGACAGTTTCGGTGTTGGCGGGGCCCCCGACGCAGCCGATTATTTCAATGATGGCCGCAGCGACGAAGGAGCCGCGACGCTGCAACACATTGCCAAGGCATGCGCCGCTGGCGATTGCGACAATGACGAGCGCTCCGGCGCCCTCCATCTGCCCAATCTGGAACGGCTTGGCCTTGGCGTAGCCGCGTTTCAGGCAACTGGTGCGTGGCCCGTCGGATTTTCCGAGAACCCTGACCTGATCGGCAGGGCCTGCGCGGCGACGGAAGTTTCCAAGGGAAAGGACACGATCAGCGGCCATTGGGAAATCGGCGGCGTGCCGGTGCCTTTCGATTGGGGCTATCTACCCCGGAGAATCCCGATCCTTCCGGACGATGTGCGTGAAGGAATGATCGAGGCCGGCAATCTGCCGGGCATTCTCGCCGACCGCCATGCCGAGGGCATCGGCGTGATCGAGACATTTGGCGAGGAACACATCGCGACAGGCAAGCCCATCGTCTACACATCGGCTGATTCCGTCATCCAGATTGCCGCGCATGAAGACCATTTTGGCCTGCAGCGCCTGTATGATCTGTGCGAAGCCACCCGCAAACTGGCTGACAGATACAAGATCGGACGTGTCATCGCGCGGCCGTTCATCGGCGAGCGACCCGGCGAGTTTCAGCGGACCGGTAACCGCAAGGATTATTCCGTGCCACCTCCCGAGCCGACCGTTCTGGAGCGACTGACAGGGGCGGGTCATATCGTCCGGGCCATCGGAAAGGTATCGGATATCTTTGCCCATCAAGGCGTGACGGAAAGCCACAAGGTCTCCGGTCATCCCGCCCTGATGGAAGAAACGCTCAAGGCGCTGGATGAATTGCCGGATGGCGGTTTCGGGTTCGTCAATTTCGTCGACTTCGACCAGCTATACGGCCACCGCCGCAATCCCTCGGGCTATGCCGCCGCGCTGGAATGGTTCGATGCACGCCTTCCCGAAATTCTGGACAAGATGCGGCCGGACGATCTCCTCATCATCACGGCCGATCATGGCAACGATCCGACGTGGCACGGCACCGACCACACACGCGAACGTGTGCCCGTCCTCATGGTCGGGGGCGATACGGCTCCCGGGCAGTCTCAGATGCGGGAAACCTTTGCCGATATCGGCGAGACGGTTGCCAGCCATCTGGGCATCGCCCCGGGCAGTCACGGTCAGGCGATAGGTCGCGCCTGACCGTTATTTCTCAATCTTCCGGTAGCGCGTAGACCACAAACTGGTCGGAGACCGCAGGCGACAGAATGGAATTGCCGCCTGCCACAAAGGCCACATATTGTCGTCCGTCGTGAATATAGACCGCCGGGTTGCTGACGGATGGCGCGGCCACGATATCGCTCCATAACACATCCCCATTTTCCGGGTCGATTGCACGCACCCGCCCATCCATCGAGGCGCCGATGAAGATGACGCCGCCGGCTGTCAGGACCGGCGCGCCGATATTGGGCGAACCCCAGCTCTCCGGTCCGTAAAAGCCCCATTTCTTGGAGCGACCGAACGGAACTTCCCAGAGCTTTTCGCCGGAGTTCAGGTCGTAGGCGAGAAGCGTGCCGTAAGGCGGATCCCAGCACGGAAGTCCCATACTGTTCAGCCAGTTGATCAGCTTGAAACCGTACGGCGCGCCGGTCTGCGGATAGTAGCCCTGCTCGTTACCGCTTCCGCCGGCGTCCTTCTCGTACTCATCGCGCGGCACCAGCGTCAGCGTCTGGACCACCTTTGACGTGTTGACATAGAAATGGCCGGTCTCGGGGTCG contains these protein-coding regions:
- a CDS encoding PaaI family thioesterase, whose product is MTPSSEREGKVMVDHEGGDILNLARAIFAEQPFTQFLGSELANISQEKIEIRLPLKPQLLQQHGYAHGGVLSYLADNAITFAGGIALNGDALTSEFKINYLRPAKGAVLVARAETLSSGRRQAVCRCDIFVEEAPETLVAVAQGTVVPVG
- a CDS encoding cyclic nucleotide-binding domain-containing protein; its protein translation is MALKDDISALAKIPLLSPLNEEQLRILAFASERIDLADGQELFREGANADSAYIVQSGTISVEARSMRQAERFGCDSVLGELSLIATTTRPGTAKAVHGPASVLRLNRSTLRRVLEEYPPMAAAMHEIIRQRLQVMTARIGALGSRFEDRE
- a CDS encoding response regulator transcription factor, with the protein product MTTRTILVVDDDDTLRQTLVEQLGLYDEFEIIEASSATDGINAARTNVVDLIIMDVNLPDLDGREAVKMLRKAGLRTPIIMLTAQDTDSDTILGLEAGANDYITKPFRFAVLLARIRAQLRQFDQSEDASFTVGPYIFKPKQKALFDSNDAKIKLTEKEANIIRYLIRADQRVVTRDTLLEEVWGYNSGVSTHTLETHVYRLRQKIERDPSNCEIIVTEGGGYKLVP
- a CDS encoding L,D-transpeptidase family protein, which codes for MPGDRHSGRLTFGPLSFRCALGRSGIVSRKREGDGGTPLGSHAILWGYRRADRRWRQSGPLPLRPITVDDAWCDAPGHPAYNRPVRLPFSASHEQMQRADRLYDCCIVLDYNFNTRIRQAGSAIFLHLAKPGYPPTQGCVALAPRDMARLLPYLHTGRRLIVRR
- a CDS encoding phosphopentomutase; translated protein: MARVFLIVMDSFGVGGAPDAADYFNDGRSDEGAATLQHIAKACAAGDCDNDERSGALHLPNLERLGLGVAAFQATGAWPVGFSENPDLIGRACAATEVSKGKDTISGHWEIGGVPVPFDWGYLPRRIPILPDDVREGMIEAGNLPGILADRHAEGIGVIETFGEEHIATGKPIVYTSADSVIQIAAHEDHFGLQRLYDLCEATRKLADRYKIGRVIARPFIGERPGEFQRTGNRKDYSVPPPEPTVLERLTGAGHIVRAIGKVSDIFAHQGVTESHKVSGHPALMEETLKALDELPDGGFGFVNFVDFDQLYGHRRNPSGYAAALEWFDARLPEILDKMRPDDLLIITADHGNDPTWHGTDHTRERVPVLMVGGDTAPGQSQMRETFADIGETVASHLGIAPGSHGQAIGRA